The Leucobacter viscericola sequence CTGTCCTGTGGCGGATGTCTCCCCATTGGCGAACCTGCCAATTTACGAGGATCCCTCGAGCTTTCTTCGCCCCTAAACGAACTAACACACTCCCTGGGTTATTCAGCAATATCACCTCTACTCTTGAAACATGAGCTGGGTTGAATCCTTTGAAATTTCCGCACCCTTTATTGACCTAAAGAATGATCCGGAGCGCGCGGCGATGCTTGCTAAGGAATTGTCAAAGGAGATAGTCGATACGCACCCTCTTGCCGGTCGATACTGGAAAGTGATCGCGGAAGTTGAACCTCAGGACGACGTGCTGGCAACGGCTGAAGATGAGACAGTGCTCGTTCATTTGACCTGGTCAAGGAAATCGGAAACTCCGCCGTGGCCGCTCCATCAGTTTCTTGGGAGTGCTGTTGAGCTACGCGACCTACTCGGGAGCCGGTACTGACTGCTCGGAAAGTGGCAACTCGACGCGGACCGCGAACCTGTCGGGTGCAGTTTTCTCGATGAGGAGAGTGCCGCCGTGGGCTTCGGCGATGGCGCTCGCGATCGCGAGCCCGAGCCCGCTGCCTCCCGCGCCGCGCACTCGGGCCTCAGCTCGTACAAAGGGTTCAAGCAGGCGCTCGCGTTCTGCGGTTGGTATCGGGTTGGCAACGTTCTTCACCCTCAGAATCGATACCTCACCTTTCGCAGACCAGTTGATCCACATATCGCCACCCGTTAGGCCGTGGCGCACTGCGTTCTGCAACAGATTGTCGAGTAGCTGTTCCACCAGTTGCCGATGGGCAGCGACCATGTGGTCCGACACGTCAACGTGAACCGCGATCCGAATTTCTGCTGCGCTTTCCCTGCATCGTGCAAGTGGATCGGCGAGCAATTGAGACGCATGTTGGTTGTGCAGATTGATGCCCTCGGTGTTCGCTGAGCCCTCTAAAGGCCCCTCGCCAACACCGCTCGCGACGCGCAGCCCCTGCGCTCGACCGAGTTCGAGGAGCGCTCCGACCATCGCGATGCTGCGCGCATTGACCTCGCGTAGTCGCTCGGCGACGGCACGATACTCCGTCTCAGAGGGTGCCGGCCCGTCGAGCAACATATCGAGCATCGCCTTCTCGGTTGCGAGCGGGGTGCGCAGCTCATGCGAGGCATTTGAGGTGAACAACCGCTGTGCCGTAAACGCTCGCTCGATCCGGGCAAGCATCTCGTCGAGCGTGTCAGATAGTTCGCGGAGTTCATCACGAGGGCCGGTCAAGCCGACCCTGCGGTCGAGCCTGTCGGGCGTTGCAGATCGCGCCGCTTCGTTGATCGTATGAAGTGGGGCCAGCAAACGGCCGGCAAGAAACCACGCGGCTACCGATCCGATTGCCACGATGAGAATGAGCGCAATGATCGACGACCACATGAGGGTGTTCAATACGTCGCTTGAGTTACGAATCTCGATGTTTGGTGCCATCGATGTTGTCATGCTGGTGCCGTCATTGAGATCTTGAAACGGGAGGCTATCTGGAGCGGTGGGTGCGGTCGAGGGATCCGCGCTCTGCGCAGGTGCTCCTGTGAGTGACCACACTGGGCCGAAACGCATGAAGACGTTCAGAAGAGTCACAATCAGTCCACCGCCAACCGCGAACAACAGGGCGAAACTTAGTGTGAGCCGCGCTCTGATCGTGAGCCTGAATCGCTTATGCATGGGGCATCTCGGGCGAACCGACGCGGTAGCCCGAGCCTGGCACAGTATGAATAAATGGTGGCTCACCGAGGCGCTTGCGCAGTGTCGACACGGTGACGCGAATTGCATTGCTGAAGGGGTCGGCATTCTCATCCCAGGCGCGCTGGAGTAGCTGTTCAGCACTCACTACCCCGCCGCTTGCTTCCATCAGTACTCGAAGCACAGCAAACTCTTTGCGGCTTAGCTTTACGTAGCGGCCTTTACGAAACACCTCGCGCCTAAACGGGTCAAGCGTCACACCGTGCGCTTCGAGTATGGGTGGGAGCGCAGGTGTGGTCCTTCGTTTGAGTGCGTTGAGGCGAGCAATGAGCTCTGGAAAATCGAATGGTTTTGCCAGATAGTCGTCAGCGCCTATCGAGAACCCATCGACTTTCTGCTGCATACCACCGGCGGCGGTGAGCATGAGTACCCGTGTTTCTGGTAGCTCTTGCGCGATCCACGCGCAGAGATCATCGCCGTGCATACCCGGAAGATCGCGATCGAGTATCACGATGTCGTACGAGGTGTGGCTCAGCGTTTCGTGCGCTGCCGTGCCGTCAAGTGCTACATCGGCCGCGATGGACTCTCGCCTGAGTACCGTCTGAATGGCCTCAGCGAGGTATCCCTCATCTTCAACTATCAATACACGCACGTGTTACCTCCGCCTTCAGTTAAGCACGGGAGGGGTTAAGAAAAGATCTGCGATTTCCCTAATGCTCCCGTGACCGCTGGTTCAGTGAAATGGGTTTTGGGCGAACCAACGCCCTCCACACACAGCAATCCCCAGAGGAGATAACCATGATGAAGCCACACCGTTCCCGCCGACTCGCAGCACTCTTGGTCGTGCCAACAATCGTGTTTGCGCTCGCGGCATGCTCAACCGCGGCCCCGAGAGTAAAAAGAATGAATCCACAAAAACCGACGAGGGAGATCTTCAAGCTTGGTCGATCAGTTACTCGGCCTGCATGCAAGAAGAAGGCATCAAATATCCCGACCCTCCCTCCGATCCTTCACAGGGAGCGGCGGCTCTGGACATCGAATCGTTGGGCGGCATGGATGCCTTTAGCGCCGCCGACGGCGTTTGCCGTGGCAAGCTCGGTGACCCACCGATGGCGAAGGGCCCGAAGCGCAACATGCCAAACGAGGAGGAGATGTTTAAGAACAATCTAGAACTCGCGAAGTGCCTACGAGAGCAGGGCGTCGACGTTGAAGACCCAACGCGAGGAAGCATGCTCGACCTGCCACAGGGCATCTCGCCTGACCTGTTCGAAAAGTGTGGATCGGGCTCGATCACCATGAGTACGGCAGAGTAGCGATGAGCGGCATTGTTGTGAGCGCGGACGCTCCCCAAAAGCGCGCTCGCCGGCGCTGGCTACTGGTGATCTCGGGCACGGCAATTGTGCTCGCCCTTGCAGGAGGAATGAGTTGGGTCACACTGTCAAGCGTGCCGGTCGAGGGCCGATCCGAGAAGATGCCCCAGAGGAACACCGTAAAGGTGATTCGCGGCGACCTGGTTGAGCAAACGCTCATCTCAGGAACGCTCAGTTACATCGGCGAACAAAAGATCGAGGGGCCGGCTGGCATCCTTACCTCTCACCCGGCCCCGGGCGCTATTGTGCACCAGGGTGAGACGCTATTTGCTGTCGACAATGTTCCCGTAATCCTCCTCATCGGTGAGTTGCCTCAGTGGCGTTCCTTTGCGATCGAGATGGAACCCGGCCCCGACGTGATTCAACTAGAAACTGCGCTGCGGGATCTCGGATTCTTCTGGTCGGAACCCGATGAATATTTTGATGCTGATACCCGCTACGGCATTCGACTCTGGCAGGAGGCGAATGATCGCGAAGTTACCGGAGAGATCGGGCTTGGTGAGGTTGTGTTCTCCCCCGGGCCACTACGAATTGCGAGCGTTTTACTGCCTTCGGGATCCGCCACCGGTCCCGGTGTCTCGGTCATAAGCGCAACCTCCATCCAAAAGGCCGTGTCGGTTGAGGTCAAACTGGCACAGCAACAGTTAGCTGTCCTCGATTCCAAGGTTGAAGTGGAGCTGCCGGGTGGTAAACGCACCGGTGGCACCGTGACCGCAGTGGATCCGCCGCGCGAGCAAGAAACAAACAATCCGAGTGACGGAGAAGCACCGACGATCATCCCAGTTTCAATCACGCTTGACCAGCCAGACGAGGCAGAAGGCTTCGATAAGGCTACTGTCCGCGTGTTCTTCACGAGCGAGACTAAACCCGATGTGCTCTCCGTGCCAGTGAGCGCTCTGCTCGCCCTTCGTGGCGGCGGTACCGGGGTAGAGATCGTGCGATCCAACGGAACAACCAAACAGGTGCCTGTTGAGACAGGACTGTTTGCCGGGGGCATGGTCGAAGTATCGGGTGACGAGATAGCGGAGGGCACCACAGTCGTGGTGCCGGAAGCATGATTGTGCTTGAAGGGGTGACCCGCAGTTACGGTTCACCCCCGACCCAGGCGCTTGGAGGTGTGAGCTTCCGGGTTGAACGCGGCGAGTTTGTTGGCATTGTCGGACCTTCTGGTTCCGGTAAGTCAACGCTCCTCAATATCCTTGGCACACTTGATCGCCCGACTTCTGGGAAGGTCTCGATCGCGTCTCAAGATGTTGGGTCGCTGAGTGACGATGATCTCTCGGGGCTTCGGGCGAACCGGATCGGCTTTGTGTTTCAGCAGTTTCATCTCAATGAGGGCAGGACTTCTCATGAGAATGTCGCGGATGGCCTGCTGTATCGGGGACTGCGCCGCGGAGAACGAATTGCGGCGGCGGCACGTGCGCTCGAACAGGTGGGGCTGGGACATCGGCTAAACCACAAGCCTCAACAGCTGTCGGGAGGGGAACGTCAGCGCGTGGCCATTGCACGCGCAACCGTGGGCAAGCCCGAGATATTGCTCGCTGACGAGCCCACGGGCAATCTCGACAGCGTTTCGGGCGCAGCAGTGATGCGAATTCTTCACGAACTTAACAGAGTGGGAACCACAATTGTCATGATCACTCACGACCGCGAACTCGCGGCATCTTTACCGCGTAGCGTGCAAGTGCGCGACGGCTTGCTTGTAGAAGCGGAGGCAAAGAAATGATCCGCAAACGAACCTCCTGGAGACCGGCGGCCTCGCGGCGGCGAAGCAGAATCCCCACGGAGCGCTCACGGCTCCGCAGCACCGACCTTGTTCGGTTAAGCATCGCTGGCATGCGGGCGCGGCCCGTGCGCGCGATTCTCTCGGCGCTGGGTATTGCGATTGGGATCGCGGCTATGGTCGCGGTTATTGGAATCTCTTCGTCGAGCCAGGCGAAACTGCAGCAACAACTTGACGCGCTTGGCACCAACCTGCTCACGATCGAGGGCGGACAAGACGCCTTTGGGCGGGATACTCCCCTCGTTGAGGATGCGGTTGGGCGCGCGCTTCGAATTGCGGGGGCGAGCAGCGCAACCGGCGTTGGGAACGTTCCTGGGGCCTTCATCTATCGCAATTCGTACATAAACCCAGCACAGACGGGTGGGCTCGAGGTGAAAGCCGCGGATAAGGATCTTCTGGACGTTACGGGCGCAAAGGTTCGAGCAGGAGCGTGGCTGAGCGCTGCGACAGACGAGTATCCGACCGTCGTTCTTGGAGCCAAGGCTGCAACTCGACTTGGTGTGGATACCCCCGGTACCCAGGTGTGGCTTGGTAATCAGTGGTTCACTGTTATCGGGATTCTTGAAGAGATTCCGCTTGCGCCCGAACTCGATACCTCCGCTCTCGTGGGCGCTGACGTTGCCGCTGAGCGACTCGCGTACGACAAGCAGCCAACGCGTGTTTATCTGAGATCGGCGGAGAACCAGGTGGCCGCTGTTCGAAAGCTTCTACCCGCAACGATCAATCCCAAGATGCCCGAGAGTGTTGCTGTGTCGCGACCTTCGGACGCGCTTGCCGCCAAAGATGCGGCAGATGATGCCTTCACGGGTTTGTTGCTCGGGCTTGGTTCGCTCGGGTTGCTCGTTGGTGGCATTGGAGTCGCAAACACGATGATCATCTCGGTTATGGAGCGGCGACGCGAGATCGGTTTGCGGCGGGCCTTGGGCGCGTTACGCAAACACATCAGGCAACAGTTTCTTGGTGAAGCCTTGCTGCTCTCGGCCATGGGAGGTCTGGCCGGAGTCGGGGTTGGTGCAATTGCAACTGCTGCGTTTGCGCTTGCAAACGGGTGGCCCATTGCAATTCCGCCGCTTGTACCAGCTGCTGCGGTTGGTGCGACACTCGCGGTCGGAACGGTTGCGGGTATCTATCCAGCTTGGCGTGCGGCACGTGTTTCGCCGACAGTGGCTCTGAGTGATTAGTTCCAGCCGCACGGGAACCAAAGTTGGCCGCGCATTGACCTCCCTTAACCTTCGTTGCAACGCGAGGCTCCTAACGCAGGTGGCCGCGGTATGGAGTGGCATCCACTATGTTGGTGTGATGCGCCCGTCAGCGGGCAGCGTCGAACACGGAAATCCGGCCACGAAGGAGTAGCCAATGCTAGCCCAGCCCAAACGATACGCACTGATCGGCGCGGGGCCGACCGGTCTCGCGGCAGCTCAGAAACTGCTCGCGAAGGGCGTCGAGTTTGTCGGGTTCGAATCGTCGAACGGCGTGGGCGGACTCTGGGACATCACGAACCCTCGCAGCACCGTCTACGAGTCAGCCCACCTCAT is a genomic window containing:
- a CDS encoding HAMP domain-containing sensor histidine kinase, whose translation is MHKRFRLTIRARLTLSFALLFAVGGGLIVTLLNVFMRFGPVWSLTGAPAQSADPSTAPTAPDSLPFQDLNDGTSMTTSMAPNIEIRNSSDVLNTLMWSSIIALILIVAIGSVAAWFLAGRLLAPLHTINEAARSATPDRLDRRVGLTGPRDELRELSDTLDEMLARIERAFTAQRLFTSNASHELRTPLATEKAMLDMLLDGPAPSETEYRAVAERLREVNARSIAMVGALLELGRAQGLRVASGVGEGPLEGSANTEGINLHNQHASQLLADPLARCRESAAEIRIAVHVDVSDHMVAAHRQLVEQLLDNLLQNAVRHGLTGGDMWINWSAKGEVSILRVKNVANPIPTAERERLLEPFVRAEARVRGAGGSGLGLAIASAIAEAHGGTLLIEKTAPDRFAVRVELPLSEQSVPAPE
- a CDS encoding response regulator transcription factor, which codes for MRVLIVEDEGYLAEAIQTVLRRESIAADVALDGTAAHETLSHTSYDIVILDRDLPGMHGDDLCAWIAQELPETRVLMLTAAGGMQQKVDGFSIGADDYLAKPFDFPELIARLNALKRRTTPALPPILEAHGVTLDPFRREVFRKGRYVKLSRKEFAVLRVLMEASGGVVSAEQLLQRAWDENADPFSNAIRVTVSTLRKRLGEPPFIHTVPGSGYRVGSPEMPHA
- a CDS encoding peptidoglycan-binding protein; translated protein: MSGIVVSADAPQKRARRRWLLVISGTAIVLALAGGMSWVTLSSVPVEGRSEKMPQRNTVKVIRGDLVEQTLISGTLSYIGEQKIEGPAGILTSHPAPGAIVHQGETLFAVDNVPVILLIGELPQWRSFAIEMEPGPDVIQLETALRDLGFFWSEPDEYFDADTRYGIRLWQEANDREVTGEIGLGEVVFSPGPLRIASVLLPSGSATGPGVSVISATSIQKAVSVEVKLAQQQLAVLDSKVEVELPGGKRTGGTVTAVDPPREQETNNPSDGEAPTIIPVSITLDQPDEAEGFDKATVRVFFTSETKPDVLSVPVSALLALRGGGTGVEIVRSNGTTKQVPVETGLFAGGMVEVSGDEIAEGTTVVVPEA
- a CDS encoding ABC transporter ATP-binding protein, which encodes MIVLEGVTRSYGSPPTQALGGVSFRVERGEFVGIVGPSGSGKSTLLNILGTLDRPTSGKVSIASQDVGSLSDDDLSGLRANRIGFVFQQFHLNEGRTSHENVADGLLYRGLRRGERIAAAARALEQVGLGHRLNHKPQQLSGGERQRVAIARATVGKPEILLADEPTGNLDSVSGAAVMRILHELNRVGTTIVMITHDRELAASLPRSVQVRDGLLVEAEAKK
- a CDS encoding ABC transporter permease — protein: MRARPVRAILSALGIAIGIAAMVAVIGISSSSQAKLQQQLDALGTNLLTIEGGQDAFGRDTPLVEDAVGRALRIAGASSATGVGNVPGAFIYRNSYINPAQTGGLEVKAADKDLLDVTGAKVRAGAWLSAATDEYPTVVLGAKAATRLGVDTPGTQVWLGNQWFTVIGILEEIPLAPELDTSALVGADVAAERLAYDKQPTRVYLRSAENQVAAVRKLLPATINPKMPESVAVSRPSDALAAKDAADDAFTGLLLGLGSLGLLVGGIGVANTMIISVMERRREIGLRRALGALRKHIRQQFLGEALLLSAMGGLAGVGVGAIATAAFALANGWPIAIPPLVPAAAVGATLAVGTVAGIYPAWRAARVSPTVALSD